AGTTAACACATTCGGGGAACTTTACAACGCTATTTGTATGTCAACTATATTTTATTTGGTGGTTTTATATTGCAAGCGTATTTTCTTTGGTAGTCATGCGTAAATAGGGCCTTTTTTCTTAGACTACTCAAACAGCACAGGCCATAATGAGATGCATTGGGCGGAGCTTTGTTTGCAACGGACAGGGAGGGATTCTACTTATCGTTCTTGGCTTACCTTACCTGTCGTGGAAAAATTTCAACCTTAGACTATTGTTTGATGATTAATGACACTAGAATGCTGTCTGGAGTTACAGCTTGTCGGTTTTGGGGCATCATCTCTTGCGTGGGAAGACATGTATGACCTACAGAATGTGCACTCTGTAAAAGGTACTTTTCTTTGTAGGTGAAGAAGAGCTGTTTACCATCAAACCAATAGAGCTGGGACACAAAGAAAGAAACAGATAATGTGATGCGACTTCAGTCAAAGTAAAAAcactcaatcaagcacagactTACTGACGAAGTCTGGAGACATtgaatacctaaaaaaaaaacaatgtctgAGATCCTAAGGTCAAACCTGGAGCTGCTAGAAGACCGCCCCTCCAAAACCAGTGGGGTGATTGCTGAACCCCATACCCCAACATGGGGggcagagggggagaaggggattaAAGAATTGGAAAGGGAAGGAGTGGTGGAGGAAGACGAAATGGTTAGCTCGGCTAAATTGGAGCCTACCACTCTGCAATGGCAGGGTGACAGGGATGTAGAGAAAACAACAAAGAACAGAAGTGCATTGACTGTGAAAGAAGATAagggaaggggaaagggggatgaccctgagggagagaggaggagcgtgCACTCTATGTGCACCTCTCTTCAAGAAGGAGGAAGccggatggagagcgagagagagctgggtttgggagtggagagagaggtgcaGCACCCAGGGCTGTGTAAGCGAGGGAAGAAGGTgcaggtagagatagaggtggaagATGGTGTGAACTCTTTGCCTGAGAAGGCAGCACAGGTCTTCAACCCATCCGTCACCATCTTACACTCCTCTAGTGCTCCGACATCTCCCAGAGAAGGGGAGGCATTCTGGGATGTGGACGCAGAGAAGAGTCGTCTCCTCGTTTCCCAGGGAACCCCACCTGATGGCTACTACCACGACTGGCCAGTGGAGGACGGGTCCTCAAAATGTAAAGAGATGCACCAACATTTCATCTTTCTGTCTTTTGGCCTccaacctctctttctctccgtctctgtctttctctttgctcttctcTCCCTTGTTCATTCAGCCACTGTGGCTCTGCTCAAATAGTTTTGCGAGTGCAAATTCATCCTTCCAATCCTCCCTTATTTTGTGGTAATCTGATCTAGAGGGTGGTAATGTTTCTGTTATCTATCTTTTACTTCAGAGGGCAGAAAGACTAAtagtctctcctttcctctctcctccaggtgggtGTGACTGTGCCAACAGGGATGCTCTCAAagtgggggtgtctgtgttcactGCAGCTCTGATTTTCCCCCTCCTCGTGTGGGGGGGTTATGTCTTCCTGCCTTTTGATGCCCCACTGCTGGACAGTGCCCCCCTCAGGCTGGTCTACACACTGCGCTGCTCTGTCTTCGCTGTGGTGCCCATCATACTGGGTGAGTGGCTCATTGGTCATTCAGCACATGTTCTTTACCAGAATTACTCCGGTGTGAACAGCAAGGTGGGTTGAACAACAACACTAACATCACAAGCTAACGCTTGTGTTGTCCTCCTAGGCTGGCTGGTGCTGGGTGTCTCCAGGATGCGGTTGGGGGATGTGAAGCCGCTGTGTGAGGTGGAGGCCAGGGAGGTGGGTGTGCACCGGCGCTATGTGGATGACTCCGTCACCCTCTTCCTGCTCTACTTCCTGCAGCTGGCCGTAATGGCGCCCTACCTGAGCCAGGACCTGCTCAAACTGGTGCCCCTGCTCACCATCGTCTTCGCCTTTGGCAGGTAaagaaacaacaatgcaaaaaaaacatgtttattttattgtcacatacgcCAGAGAGATGCAGTGAAATCTGTTGTCCAATTTCAGTGCCCAGTCAGTCATAACCCTATATGACATGTGATCTCAATTTAAGACAGTCTGGGCAGACTATAGAAATTACTGCATCTGTCtaatgtccatctctcctctgtgCCAACAGGCTGATGTACTGGGTGGCAGCTGCACTGGGCAGCAGTGTTCGGGGCTTTGGCTTCGGCCTGTCCTTCCTGCCCACCGTGGCCATGCTGGGTGCCAATCTCTACTTCATCTTCACCATGGACGCTGGGGGCACCATCTTTGCCCAGGATGTGGTTCACCAACAAGACCAACCCCCAGCCTCCCGCCAGAGGTTCTGGGGATAGGGGGATGGAGGAAAGACCGAAGGAATGGAAGGATGGGGAAGAGGGACAGGATTTGTTTTTACCTACTGGTGGAATTTAACTTTCAAAGGGTTACTATGTAAACGGTAGTGGATGGTGCTAGTGTGATTAAACCACACTGATGATGTGTAGAATAGACTGGGCAGTGGTAGAGCAGACTGGGCAGTGGTAGAGCATGTACAAACAGTTATTGGAGAAAGGGTGTCTAGGTAATAATTCATCTTCTTGCATGGCATTATACCGTCACTTTAGTGAAACAGCAGAATGTATTCTGTAGAAGATCTGCTCATTGACAGAATGACAGTTAAGTACCATGGAATAATGTTGAAATCACAATTGTCTCAATGCAAATAGAGTTTGTAGATCCACACAGGATTGTGCCACATGGGAAAGTTTAGAAAATAACCAAACCACCGTTTTCCTCAGAAATATCTAGCTAGGCCTGCTGCAGACAAATAGTTTGCTGAACTGTACTGTTTGGTTTGACAAGTATATCTGTACTTGAGGCATCCTGTAATCTACTGTATTGCATTTGGTTATGATTCTGGTATTACAAGCTAATAACAATTGCATTGACTTTTGGAACGTTTATAGAGAAACTGAGACTTGCTCTAGACCTCTTAGTCAATTTCCTCTTGAAAATGTTCAATATAACCAATCATAAAATCATGTTCTGTGAAAAGGTTGACTACTGAGTAGACATTTTCTCTCATCTTCATGACTGTATTGCCTTTTTAAAAGGACGCCCACACATAAGCAATGTCATAACAGCAAACAAATCATTGAAAGATAATTGACTTAGTACAAAGATTTTGACATTGAGAACCATTTCACAATTGGAGAATGTGGATTGCATGGCATTTTGTACCCTCCCCCACACAAAAATGGCAGTGACCTTATAGAAATCCAACCAGTCCAACAACTACCTACCTGCCCAGGTGGCCCAACCTCCATGCCTTAATCGCTGAAAACTAATCCTTTCACAATACAGCACAGTCCTGTAAGGGTGAATGGAGTTGTTACTTTATATTAAAATGTTATGTATGAAATCTGATTTTTACAGTGTAGGCATCGACTTTATAACTACGCTGATTTCTTTCTACATTTCCAAGTAAACTTCTGAAACAAAATGTAGAGTCTATCATAGTCTTTTCTTATGATTTATGACTCTCAAAATGATCAATTATACCTAACAAGTGATGTTTATTGGCCTTTCATTTGTGAAGCTGACGTTTATATTGGTTTGAAAGCCTTTTAGTGACCAATAAAAATTAACAAGCATTTAAGGTAGACCTTTGTGCATTACATTTGTTTGAAATGGGCACCTGTTTTCAGACTGTGTTATTGCTGTGTttgtaaccaagtgggaaggtggtatttATCACAAACGACTGGGAGAAATCCACTTGAACACCCCTCCAACTCGTAATTACTAGTGGAAAACCATAGAGATCCTTAGAGGACGCAACATTGTATCGGTCAGATTTTGCCTTCTGTGAGAGCATGCGCTGcaccattgaggccatctccattttgaagaagTACATTTTCTTCTACAACTACGAGTTGGtaaactgaaagggtgcatacaTGCCACatggagtgtgttgtttgaacaggtataaagccaagtttggcgatttactgccacctgcagttatggaatgtttgctcacaaGTGTAATTAATTGGCTGATCAttcctgatgacctggatggaaATATATAATCTTTCCTTAACCGGTAGGAAGTCCagcccagttgactacttcaaaatggtgaaaatcctaatggcgctgcccatgctaaaacttGCTTTTGGGCACTAGAGGACTCTATCTCTATATGGGAAACTCGTCTATCACCCCTGATCGCAgacttctcccacatgctgacctctgacctcacctactaaggaaatgaCCTGGATAACAGGATTTTCGCCAGTTAAAtgtaacaaaacattatttataaaaaagCAATCTATTGATGTGTTTTTTGAAAATtataatttgtttacaagcatgatagctgtacgTTTAGTTTATAGTTGACgcagcttgttggccattagctATCCGGAGTTTGTCAACGAGTTCAAGGCatgtgaatgcatccaactggtaattacaaCATCACCACTGGTAattaccaccttcccacttggttatgaacgtAGCATATTGccttgttcaaaacaactgggaactcggaaaaatacGAGGTTAAATCATGACTTCAGGGCtcttcaggtcagaaagtcgGGAGGTCTAAAGAGACtagagttcccgagttggatgaccgttcaaatattttttcccagtcggagctcgtttatttccaagttcccagttgttctGAAGGCGTCATAACATCGAGCCTATGACGTCGGACTACCGTTTTCGACTAACGGGCTATTTTTGTCGGTGGTCAAATATTGTTCACGACTAAACAAACTTTTAGTTTATTTATTGGTCTGGCCACAGGGAAGTCTGGGTTCGGAATTACAAGAAAGCAACCGCTTGCACGTCAGTTTCAAAGTAGGCCTATCTCATCTGTACCCCAGGGGTATTTACCACTAAAGTTATCGAAGTGAAGGGACAAGAGGAGGAGAATATGGCAGCTGCCCCAGCTAGAAGAAAACACGGAGCGTGTCTGCTTCGAATCAAAGAAAATTGTCCATTGCGAAAATTTAAGAAAAACAGGTGTTACGGTAAGAACATGATTGTTTTCAAGAATTGATGGATAAAAATATATAGCCTATAAAAATGCATAAAATTAACCTACAGACGAATTATACCAGCCAGGAAGTTAGGATTGAAGTTGACACTTCAAAGATCCCTGTCGGCCTTGCACTGTATAAATTTGACAGTAAAACGTCTATTGAATTTGTTTGGTAGGCTCTATATGCCTCAATGCTATAGCCTGATAATACATTAGCGGTAGGCttataataaataataatcttaCATTTGAAAGTTTTATTTACTATAAAGGCACACTATAAAATGTGTATATCAAGGGAGCAAATGCACGACTTTTCCACATGCAAACACCTTATATAGTGCTGAAGGAATAACGTTCTAGAAGATAAACATTACATCATGTGTTTACCTGTATACATTTTCTGTCAACATAAACATAAACAATGGAGTAATATATCCTAATATTATGATAAGACTACTGTACTTATCAAATTATGAATAATAAGTCATTCTTCCAAATTAAGGGGTGGGCTATATTGCATTAGTTGAAATTACCGGAAATCTGACTGAGGCTTTAAAATAAGTAGTCAGTGTTGTTAACTGCCACTGCTGATGCTCCTCCACCATTATTTGCCACAGTTTTGAGGAAGTTGGGGGCCAAAGTAGCAAGGCAACATTTAGTCCCAACGTATCATGTGGTTGCTTAAGACTTAAGACTGGCATACCTGTCCGAAAGTACCCGCACTAGTCTACGCCTACACCTCCTGTCAAGTACTTCAGTTGCACTTGCTGTCAAGAGCTGGGTGCCCAGGGTGGGTGCATGTCAGCAGTGTAAAAAGGCTTCCTGcatggtctcctctccttcagctgGACTGATCTGACCATCATTTTAAGTAAAATCGTTTAAGCTAACATTCTGAAAATTGCTTTCACCAGTCAAATTATTTcacatcagtgcagatgaaggaaattAGATAAGGAGAGGAAATCACTTCAGAGTATTGATACTTAGGCCTAACTGTTTTGTTTAAATTTTCCCTTTGGCAGATGTATCTTCggctggtggtggggtgtgttggGGAGACTTCAGTAAGCACTCCATTTCTGCATCCAAAACCAGACCTATCAGCACCATCTATGTagagcccctccctccctcctatcagTCTATTTACCATCCCCATCAATCACAGGACCCCATTGGTAAGACCATCAAAACACTCGCATGGCCATCTTTCCAAATGTCTTGGTGAATGGTCTCCAAAGGCTAATAGTTAACTGACTTCCTTTATCGGGAACCTTGATATGGTAGTTACTGGTTTTTATTAGTATTAGAAGTtacctctctcaatctctctgatAATCCTATTATAAATGGGAACAATATTTTGGGAACATTGCTCTCACCTATTTAGCTTGTCACATCAGGGATTGTTTTGTTGAAGTAAGGAAGAATGTACGCTATTGGGAAGTGCTTCACAGAGCCATACACTgtgtatacaaaacattatgaacaactGCTCTTTTCATGGCAGACTGACCAGGGGCCTCATTTTATAAACCATGCGCATGTACAAAATAGACCCCAaatcaaaaataaaataacatttgatttgtcacatgcgccgaatacaacagtgaaatgcttacttacaagcccttaatcaacaatgcagttttgtcaaaaaaagtgttaaagtatttactaaaataaactgaagtaaaaaaaatactaaataaaaGGCCGATGTTACCTCATGAGTATGAAACCATCAGAGAGAAGGTGAGGAATTTATTATGCAATGATCATGGAAATTAAAATTGTGTGCCAGGTTTCACACAAAAGTTGGCATttataaaaactgaacttgacATGAAAATGTGCTCACCTTCCCACAAACCTTAGACCATGCGTAAACACAGTTTATAGTAATTGAAGTATTGCATTGCAAGCAGGCAAGTAGATTAGTATTTTCTGCAAATGGAGAAAATGAACAGGTTAAACAGGTTAATAACAAGATGCAATCATTTGCCATTAGTGAGAAGAGAGAATCTATTTAGTTTGTCTTTGCATTTGAAAATAATTAGAAATAGGCATTTATTTCCTAgcctattatttatttaatttccatGATCATTGCATAATAAATTCCTCACCTTCTCTGTGATGTTTTCATACTCACGAGGTAGCGTAGGCCTACAACAAGGATACCATTTGTCCCATCTCTGGTTTAATTGGACCCACTTCATAGTAGTAAATAGATAAGCCATTTGAAGTATTTTGCTCTATGCCATTTGATCCGAAGCGAAGTTTATTAACGGTGGAACAGGAGCTTACTTCTGTAGCTTACGTCTGAATACTGTACTTTCACATTACTCGAGGAGACAATATTGCATTTATACACAATCCATATTTTCAGAACCATTGCAGAATAAATGTGTCACTTTTTCTGGCCATGATGGGTTCATATTCCCGAAGTAGCCATAGCCTACAACAAATTACCATGCGCATTTCTCATGTAATTGACCCTTCACTAAGCCCCGCCCCAGAATTTTGGGCAACCAATCGCAGTGCTCCAATGGATAGCAACTGTCGTCGAGTCCAACACCTTGGACAAGCTCACGTTTGAAACGCATCAAAGCCATTTAGGGCTTTACAAAAACATTGTTTAAATGGATAAATAATTTGACAGTGCACCAGGGGTACTTGCTACAGTGATTCCTatagggctgaccccaattagttgACTGTTcaattgttgttgttttcttaATCGAGCCGTAGCAAATATATAAAATGGCGCCGATAGAGAGGGCAGCCGTGCTTCTAGCCCCtaggcaactttgcagtatttcattttttgtatgtgttatttcttacattattagacCAGAACATtttgtgtgttattacatacagccgggaagaacctttggatatcagagcggcggtaactcaccagcattacgaccaggaatacgactttcctgaatcggatcctttgttcgtaccacCCAGGGCAATTGGAACTGATTCCAGAAGCTGGTCCAAAACATCGCTAGGGGAGAAGAGTtactcggagtggacttctagtccgactcaggaggcgcacacaccacccactgcttctgagtatattactcgctaatgttcagtctcaggataataaagttgacaaagccctctcccgccctcccttcggcaaatctgagcACGACTCATTTTTTCTCCTCCCttactataggcagaaactcaaacttTAAGTAcatgtgctaaggactattcaacactggtctgaccaattggaatccagcttcaagattgttttgatcacgcggactgggatatgttctgggtagcctctgagaataatatTGACAAATAcactgatacggtgactgagtttatcaggaagtgtataggagatgttgtacccactgtgactattaaaacctaccctaaccagaaaccgagGATAGAGGACAGttttcgcgcaaaactgaaagctcgAACCacagcatttaaccatggcaaggtgactgggaatatggccgaatacatacagtgtagttattccctccgtcaGGCAATCaacaagcgaaatgtcagtatagagacaaagtggtgtagcaattcaacggctcagacacgagacgtatgtggcaggttctacagacaatcacggactacaaaaggaaaaccagccacgtcgcggacatcAACGTCTTGCCTCCAGACAAGTTAAACACTTTCTTCGCCAGCTTTGAGGACAACTCAGTGCCaccaacacggcccgctaccaaggactgtaggttctccttctctgtggccaacgtgagtaagacatttaagcgtgttaaccctcgcaaggctgccggccgagacggcatccctagccacgtcctcagagcatgcgcagaccagctggctggagtgtttacgaaaatatttaatctctccctatcccagtctgctgtccccacatgcttcaagatggccaccattgttcctgtacccaagaaagaaaaggtaactgaacgaaatgactatcgccccgtagtactcacttctgtcatcatgaagtgctttgagagactagtcaaggatcatatcacctccaccttacctgtcacactAGACcctcttcaatttgcttaccacctaTCTAGATCCTCTGATGATGCAatcaccattgcactgcacactgcctcatcccatctggacaagaggaatacctatataagaatgctgttcattgactatagttcagcattcaacaccatagtacccttcaaGCTTATCATTAAGCTCAAGGTCCTGGGTCTgagccccgccctgtgcaactgggtcctggatttcctgacaggccaccgccaggtggtgaaggtaggaaacaacacccccacatcgctgatccttaacactggggccccacaagggtgcgtgctcagcctcctcctgtattcactgttcacccatgactgcgtggccacgcacgcctccaactcaatcatcaagtttgcagacaacacaacagtagtaggcttgattaccaacaatgacgagacagcctacagggaggaggtgagggctcgggagtgtggtgccagtaaaataacctctcacttaacatcaacaaaacaaaggagctgattgtggacttcaggaaacagcagagggagcacccccccatccacatcgatgggactgcAGCGGAAAAGagggaaagcttcaagttcctcagcgtacacatcactgacaaactgaaatggtccaaccacacagacagtgtggtgaagaaggtgcaacaggctgaagaaatttgggcAAACAGCCTACACTCCAggatacctacagcacccgatgtcacaggaaggccaaaaagatcatcaaggacaacaactacccgagccactgcctgatcACCCCggtaacatccagaaggcgaggtcagtacaggtgcaacaAAGCTGGttaccgagagactgaaaaacagcttctatctcaaggccatcagactgttaaatagccatcactagcacattagaggctgctgcctatatacatagacttgaaatcactggtcattttaataaatggatcactagtcactttaataatgtttacatattttgcattactcatctcatgtatatactgtattctattctattgctcatccatatatttagatattcttaattccattcctttacttagatttgtgtgtattattgtgaaattgttagatattactttttagatattactgcgctgttggagcaagaaacaagcatttcgctacacccgcaataacaacgTGTCTGTGACCAAAACTATTTGATTTGATCATCATTTTTTAAAGTCTTTTTTTATTAGAGCCgtagcaaatatatatatatatatatatatatatatatatatatatatatatatatatatagatatatagatagatagatagatagatattttATTGCACACGAGACTCCTGTATTATTTGCTCCCATCTCAGTGAAccaatccattgtggaggctgaGCCTCAAAGGCTCTGCCTCCGCAATGGATTGTCGGATTGACTCTATGGTCAATCCGACATCTGAAGTGGTCTtacagcatttactgtgatgCAGCCTCTGCAGACATCAGGGCTTTCATACTACTTGCGCTTAGCGGAGCAGAGctattgtgaaggaagttgtcaaggaagtgagtttgtgtttatacaagaTGTACCGTCCCCACCTATCGTCAACCAATCACGTCAATGCGGAGCTTTATGGAGCCCTGCGCATTGTTAAAGAATGAGAGGCGCACAGCGAAGtgaggacatacagttgaagtcggaagtttacatataccttggccaaatacaattaaactcagtttttcaaaattcctgacatttaatcctagtaaaaattccctgttttaggtcagttaggatcaccaattttttttaagaatgtgaaatgtcagaataatagtagagagaatgattttatttatttcatcacattcccagtgggtcagacgtttacagacactcaattagcatttggtagcattgcctttaaattgtttaacttcggtcaaacgtttcgggtagccttccacaagcttcccacaataagttgggtgaattttggcccatttttcctgacagagctggtgtaaccgagtcaggtttgtaggcctccttgctcacacacactttttcagttctgcccacaaattttctataggattgaggtctgggctttgtgatggccactccaatatcttgattttgttgtccttaagccattttgccacaactttggaagtatgcttggggtcaatgtccatatggaagacccatttgccaccaagctttaacttcctgactgatgtcttgagatgttgcttcaatatatccacattattttccttcctcatgaagccatctatttttgtgaagtgcaccagtcactcctgcagcaaagcacccccacaacatgatgctgcccacccgtgcttcatggttgggatggtgttcttcggcttgcaagtatccccctttttcctccaaacataacgttggtcattatggccaaacagttctatttttgtttcatcagaccagaggacatttctccaaaaagtacgatctttgtccccatgtgcagttgcaaaccgtagtctggcttttttatagtggttttggagcagtggcttcttccttgctgagcggcctttcaggttatgtcgatataggactcgttgtactgtggatatagatacttttgtacccgtttcctccagcatcttgacaaggtcctttgctgttgttctgggattgatttgcacttttcgcaccaaagtatgttcatctctaggagatagaacgcgtctccttcctgagcggtatgaaggctgcgtggtcacatggtgtttatacttgcgtactattgtttgtgcagatgaacgtggtaccttcaggcatttggaaattgctcccaaggatgaaccagacttgtggacttcagacttcaactgtatgtagccaatgtgatttataggatatttatttttatcaggatattttctaattGCAGggtgcaatgtttttatttgttggctttatgtagtcTATTTTTatatagttggcaatggcaatataagttaccttttagatttgtataattttcatttagatagaattttgattaaccacatgacaatgattttgagatacgaatataaattaaatgaaactgttccacgaaaatgtgcatatgaaaaccataactggcacacAGATCGGTATTAGCATTCCACGTGAGAAAGGTTGCCGACTcctcgtgtagcctattaccggcaacttcaggagaaTAATGGCAGGATCTGTAAAAGCCAGTAGGAGCGGGAGGAGGATGGTCTGGTCAGg
The sequence above is drawn from the Salmo salar chromosome ssa05, Ssal_v3.1, whole genome shotgun sequence genome and encodes:
- the LOC106605462 gene encoding transmembrane protein 79, encoding MSEILRSNLELLEDRPSKTSGVIAEPHTPTWGAEGEKGIKELEREGVVEEDEMVSSAKLEPTTLQWQGDRDVEKTTKNRSALTVKEDKGRGKGDDPEGERRSVHSMCTSLQEGGSRMESERELGLGVEREVQHPGLCKRGKKVQVEIEVEDGVNSLPEKAAQVFNPSVTILHSSSAPTSPREGEAFWDVDAEKSRLLVSQGTPPDGYYHDWPVEDGSSKCGCDCANRDALKVGVSVFTAALIFPLLVWGGYVFLPFDAPLLDSAPLRLVYTLRCSVFAVVPIILGWLVLGVSRMRLGDVKPLCEVEAREVGVHRRYVDDSVTLFLLYFLQLAVMAPYLSQDLLKLVPLLTIVFAFGRLMYWVAAALGSSVRGFGFGLSFLPTVAMLGANLYFIFTMDAGGTIFAQDVVHQQDQPPASRQRFWG